The Pandoraea apista genomic interval CGTTCTGGCATCACGGTAAAGGCTTGGCCGAAATCCTCGCCCGGGAGCGGCTCGTTTCCTTCGGACACAAAAAAAGCAGGCTCGCGATTTTCGGCCTGCTTTTTCATTGCCTGCGTCCGGCAATCGAGGAGCCCTCTACGGGCAGCCGTCACGCAGTGTTCAACGCTTGTCCACTTCCCACATCACGGCCACGTTTTCCTTGCGGGACTCACGCAGCATGTCGAGCAGCGGATAGGCACGTTGTGCCAGACGCAGACGATCGTGCTCGTCGCGTTCATCGGACTTTTTCCCTTCGCTTTCCTTCTTCGCGGCGGCGTTATCCTCCGCGATGGCGGCCTCGAGCTTGGCGATCGCCTCACCCATTTCGTCTTCGCCGATCGCTCCGCGCTCTCCGAGCTTCTTGCCGACCAATCCGAGCAGAAACTGCGCGAGATTCTCCAGCATGGTGATCGTGGGCGAGGCGTGCGACTTGAACGTTACCAGCATGGTTGTCTCCCTATTCGCGTTATCACCACCGCCGCCCCGGACTTGTTACGCAACGAGGGGGACCGGCGGGTACCGTGACTTTATGATACACCTGTTAAAATCCGGTGCTGACGATTCAATTGCCTGTCCGGACACGTCCGGACGCACCCGAAACACCCGCCAATGCTACCCGCCCAAAAGAATGCTCTCGTCGCACTGATCGGCGACGTCGTCGCCGGTTTGATACCCGCAGACGCCACCGCGCCCGTCATCCTGCTCGAACGCCCGAAAGTCGCCGCTCACGGCGATCTGGCCTGTAACGTGGCAATGCAACTCGCCAAGCCGCTGCGCGCCAACCCGCGCGAGCTGGCCCAGAAGATTGCCGACGCCATTCTCGCCGACAGCCGCGCGACGGGTCTCGTCGACGCCGTCGAGATCGCCGGTCCCGGCTTCATCAACCTGCGACTGGCCAACGCCGCCAAGCAGTCGGTCGCCCGCGCGATCCTGACCGAGGGCGCCGCCTTCGGCCGCCGCGCCGCCAGCAACGAAGCCGCCCCGGTGCTCGTCGAATTCGTCTCGGCCAATCCGACCGGCCCGCTGCACGTGGGCCACGGGCGTCAGGCTGCGCTCGGCGACACGATCTCGGCGCTGCTCGGCACGCAAGGCCGTCCGGTGCACCGCGAGTTCTACTACAACGATGCCGGTGTGCAGATCCAGACGCTCGCAACCTCGGTGCAGGCACGCGCACGCGGCTTCAAGCCGGGTGACGCCGAGTGGCCGGAATCGGCTTACAACGGCGACTACATCGGCGACATCGCGCAGGACTTCCTCGCCGGCAAAACCGTGCAGGCGTCCGACGGTGCGCCGGTTACCGGCAGCGGCGACATCGAAGACATCGACTCGATCCGCGCGTTCGCGGTCGCCTACCTGCGCCGCGAACAGGACATCGATCTGCAAACGTTCGGCGTGATCTTCGACCAGTACTACCTCGAGTCGTCGCTCTACGCCGACGGCAGTGTCGAGCGTACGGTACAGGCACTGATCGACGCTGGCGTCACGTACGAACAGGAAGGCGCGCTGTGGCTGCGCACCACCGACTACGGCGACGACAAGGATCGCGTGATGCGCAAGTCCGACGGCACGTACACCTACTTCGTGCCAGACGTGGCGTATCACACACGCAAGTGGGATCGCGGCTTCCATCAGGTCATTAATGTGCAAGGCTCCGATCACCACGGCACCATCGCCCGTGTGCGCGCCGGTCTTCAGGCGCTGGGCATCGGCATTCCGAAGGGTTATCCCGACTACGTGCTGCACAAGATGGTTACCGTCATGCGCAACGGCGAAGAGGTGAAGATCTCGAAGCGCGCCGGCAGCTACGTGACCGTGCGCGATCTGATCGAATGGTCGGGCGGCATTACCGCGGAAACGCCGGTAACGGACCCCACCGAACGTGAAGACGCCCTGCGCCGTGGCCGCGACGCCGTGCGTTTCTTCTTAATTTCGCGCAAGGCCGACACCGAATTCGTGTTCGACGTGGATCTCGCGCTCAAGCAGAACGACGAGAACCCGGTGTATTACGTCCAGTATGCGCACGCTCGCATCTGCTCGATCCTCACGCAGTGGGGCGGCGACGAAGCCCAATTGGTCAACGCCGAACTCGCGCCGCTCGACAGCGAACGCGCACTCGCGCTGCTCCAGTTGCTCGCCGAGTATCCGGACATGCTCACGCGCGCCGCCGAGGAACTGGCACCGCATGCGGTGGCCTTCTATCTGCGGGATCTGGCGGGAGCCTTCCACTCCTTCTATAACGCCGATCGCGTGCTGGTCGATGACGAAACCGTCAAGCACGCGCGTCTGGCGCTGCTGGCGGCAACGCGTCAGGTGCTGCGCAACGGCCTTGCCGTGCTGGGTGTATCGGCCCCGGCCAAGATGTGAGCCCGGCAACGTCTGTTCACGCCAATTACCCAACCATTCCGAACGGCAACCGCATCGGAACTCTGTAAGGACGGAATCGACTCGATGGCAAACACACGTCGACCACCCCGCCAGCGGGGCGGTACTTTTCTGGGCATCGTGCTCGGCCTGATCGTTGGGCTGGCCGTTGCCGTCGTCGTTGCGCTCTACATCACGAAGACGCCCACCCCGTTCGTCGAAAAGACACCGCCGCGCCCGGCCGAGAACTCGCCGGCCGCGCAAACGCCCGATCCGAACAAGTCGCTGCAACCGCGCACACCGCTGCCGGGCGCAGCATCGGGGCCTGCCGCGCCGGACACGGCGTCGCAGGCCGTGACCTCGCCGCTCGTGCCGGGTACAACGGTCACGCCGGCCGAGCCCGCGACGGCCTCTGCCCCGACCGCACCGGCCACGCAACCCGGTCACACGAAGCCGTCGCCGGCCGACATCCTCAACGGAAAGTCGACGGTTCCGGTCGCCCCGCCGACGACCCCGCCCGCCAGCGCCACGGATAACGCCAACACGGGTTACTACCTGCAGGTCGGTGCGTTCAAGTCGCAAACGGATGCCGAACAACTGCGCGCCAAGCTGGCCCTCTCGGGCTTCGAGGCGAAGGTCACGCAGCGCGATGCAAATGGTCTGACGCTTTACCGCGTGCGCCTCGGCCCGTACGGCAAGCTCGACGAGATGAACCATGTGCGTCAGCGCCTGCAAGATGGCGGGTACGACACGGCGGTCATTCGCTTTACCAAGCAATAACGGCAAAGGGCGTTGCGCCGACAGGTGCAGCGCCCTTTGTTTCTCCTCCCGAAACACGCCTCGCTCGCGAGCAGAAACGCGGAAAAGAACGCATCATTCGGGAGGATCCGGCATGGCCGGGCCGTTGAACCCGGCGGCACATCGCCGGTCATACGCACTGGCTAATCTGCCTGAATTCGGGATATGGTTTCGCGGGAGCGCCGCTCAATCGATGGCTGGCGCGTCTGCCTCACTCCTAAACAACGATCATGAAAAAACTTCTTGGTGCCGTTCTGATTTCCTTCGGTTTCCTCTCCGGTGCGGCCTCAGCGTCGCCCGAAGCACCGGTCGCGGGGACCGACTATCTGGTGTTGCCGCAGGCACAGCCCACATCGGCTGGCGCGGGCAAGATCGAAGTGACCGAGTTCTTCTGGTACGGATGCCCGCACTGCAATGCGCTCGAGCCGTCGCTCGAAGCCTGGGTGAAGAAGCAAGGTAAGGATGTCGTGTTCAAGCGTGTGCCGGTCGCCTTCCAGGACCGCTTTGAGCCGCACACGCGCATGTTCTACGCGCTGAGCGCCCTTGGCCGCGAAGGCGACCTCACGCCGAAGGTCTTCAACGAGATCCACGTCAAGCACAACTACCTGCTCACGGCACAGACGCAAGCCGACTTCCTCGCGCAGTTCGGTATCGACAAGCAGAAGTACATGGACGCGTATAACGGCTTCTCGACCCAGGCCAACGTGAAGACGGCCAACAAAACATGGCAGGACTACAAGATCGACGGCGTGCCGACGATCGCGATCCAGGGCAAGTATCTGGTGTCGCCGGCCACCTCGGGCGACGCACTGCAAAAGGCCGGCAAGCCGGCTACGACCGAACAGCAGACGTTCGACGCAGCGCTCAAGACGGCCGACTCGATCATCAACCAGATCCGCGCGAAGAAGCTATAAGCTCCGCGTCTTACAAAGCCCGGCCCCGGCCGGGCTTTTGCGTTACATGGCCACCCATACGACATCACCGAAAGTCTTTATCACGGGCGCCTCGAGCGGATTGGGCGAGGCCCTCGCGCGCCACTATGCCGCCGAGGGCGCAATCCTCGGGCTGGTGGGCCGCCGCGGCGACAAACTCAGCGACCTTGCCGCTTCGCTGCCCCACCCGCACGCCGTGCACTGCTACGCGCTCGACGTACGCGATGCGCTCGCCCTGCGCGCGGCCGCCGCAGACTTCATGTCGCGCCACGGTGTACCGGACATCGTGATTGCCAACGCGGGCATCAGCCACGGCGTGAATACGGAAGATGCGGCCGATTTGCCGCACTTCGCATCGGTGATGGATACCAACTGGATGGCGATGGTCGCCACCTTCAGCCCGTTCGTCGCGCCGATGCGCGAGCGCAAGCGCGGCACGCTCGTGGGTATCGGCAGTGTGGCCGGCGTGCGCGGCCTGCCTGGGCACGGGGCCTACAGCGCGTCGAAGGCGGCGGCCATGACGTATCTGGAAAGCCTCCGGGTGGAACTGCGCGCCGACAAGGTGGCGGTCGTAACGATCGCGCCGGGCTACATCCGCACGCCGATGACCGACGGCAATCCGTTCCCCATGCCGTTCCTGATGGACTCGGACAAGTTCGCACGCAAAGCCGCTACCGCGATCGCGCGCCGCAAGCGCTTCGCGGTGCTGCCGTGGCAGATGGGCATAGTGGCCTGCGCCATGCGACGCCTCCCGCGATGGCTCTACGACATGCTCTTCGCTCACGCCCCTCGCAAGCCGCGCTTGTCGGAGCGTCAGTCGAACGAGCGCGCCTCGGGCAAGCCCGGCAATTCCAACACGCCACCCGACATTCCGGCGAAAAAGCCCGAATAGCCGGGCACGCCGGGGACATCGCCCAATTTTCGGGGGCGATCCCGGGGAGTGCCGTGAGATGCACGTTACAGTGCCCCGACTCTCTCACGCGCCCCGTCCCCATGAACGCCATGTCAATGCAAGACGCGTCACGCGCTTGCCACAATCGTGGCGTCGCCTCGTTTACCTCATTTGCCTCCTTTCGGCGCGTCGCCCTCGTGCTTCTCGTACCGGTCACCGGCGTCATCTCGGGATGCGCGGTGATGGACCCGGGTAACTGGCAGGTTTTCGGGCCGCCGCCATCGTACGTTCACGCAGCGCCGGTTTTCGTCGCGCCGGCGCCAGCGATTGTCATGCCCGCACCGGTCATCGTTACCCCGGCGCCCATGATCCTTGCGCCGGCACAGCCCTACATCGTCGTGCCGCAGCCCCGCCCGCGCACCACCCGCGATACGGCGCACTTCCTCAGGGAGCGATGCTATCTGGAGAAGGGCGGCTGCTACACCACCGAGTATCAGCAACGGTACGAGTACGACCCCTACTCCGGCACCTGGGGTTGGGTCGGACAACGCGACTACCGCTGGAAAGGCAGCCGGGGAAATCGCTAAGCCCCGCCACGCTCTCAACCCCCGCCTCAAATCCCCTCTCCTGAGGGACGCTCCGGAATATTGACCCGTTGTGGTGCATTGCGTACCTGCGCTAGAGTGCCTGTGTAACTTGAATAGAGGTACACACGACGTTAAACCGGTCTTGCCGCCATAGAGCGGGCGTATGCCGAAGGGCGTTACCTCGCATATCGATCCGACTGCGGCAGTCCCAACCAAGCAGGAGAGGCATATGCAGGCAACCCCCACCGGCGCGCCGGTCATCGATCCGGCACTGCGACGCAAAGCCGTGATCGGTTCCACGCTGGGCAATGCATTCGAGTGGTTCGACTTCACCGTCTACGGTCTTTTCGCCGTCGTCATCGCAAAACTCTTTTTCCCTGCAGAAAACGATACGAACTCGCTGCTCGCGAGTGTGGCCTCGCTTGGCGTGGCGTTCTTCTTCCGTCCCATCGGGGGTCTCGCATTCGGTTTGTACGCCGATCACGCGGGCCGCAAGTCCGCGCTCTCCGTCATGGTGCTGCTCATGGCGCTCGGTACCGGCCTGATCGGCATTGCTCCCACTTACGCGACCATCGGCTTCGCGGCACCGCTGCTGATCCTGCTCGCCCGGGTGATTCAGGGGTTCTCGGCGGGCGGGGAATTCGGCGGCTCGACAGCGATGCTCATCGAATTCTCGCCACCGCATCTGCGCGGCTTTTACGGCAGCTTCCAGATGTGCTCGCAAGCGTTGGCCGTGGCGCTGGCCGGGCTGTGCGCCTATTTGCTTAACACCGGGCTGACGAAAGAAGCCCTCGAATCGTGGGGCTGGCGTCTGCCGTTCCTGTTCGGGATTCTGATCGGGCCGGTGGGCTTCTACATCCGGCGCCGCATGACGGAATCGCCGGAGTTTCTGGCCTACGCCGCCGCCCGTGAACCGACGCGGCGCACGCCGCTCGCCGATGTCTTCTCGAAGCACTATCGTTCGCTCATCGCGGGCTTCGGCCTGACGGTGGCCGCCACCACGTCGTTCTACGTGACACTCATCTACACGCCGATCTACGCGGTCAAGCAGTTGGGGCTGACGCAAGGCGCTGCCAGCCTGTCGACCTTTGTTGCCGCCATTCTGATCGCCGTGATGTGCCCGCTCACCGGGTGGATTTCGGATCGCGTTGGCCGCAAGCCGTTGATTCTGCTGTTCGTGCTGCTCTACGGTCTGGTCTCGTTCTGGATGTTCACGCGTCTGCACGGCTCGCCGTCGATGGCCAACCTGCTGCTCGCGCAGATTCTCCCCGCGATCTGCATGGGCTTCGTGTGGGGCGCGTTCCCGACAGCGGTGACAGAAGTGTTCCCGGTCGGCGTGCGCTCGACGGGCGTATCGATCCTCTACAACGTCTCGGTGATGTTGTTTGGCGGCCTCGCGCCGTTCTGGATCACGTATCTGATCAAGGCGACGCAGAACCCGCTGGCCCCGGCGTATTACATTCTGCTAACCGTGGCGATCAGCCTGCTGACATATGGTCTGCTGGGCCGCGACGGCAGGCATATCCCGGCGTCGACGCAACACGCCTGATGCGGTAGTCGCGCTCTCGCGACGCAAAAAAATGCCCTGGCGACGACAGTCACCAGGGCATTTTTCGTTGACCGAATCAGCCCGCGCCGGCCGCCGGCTGATTCGGCGCGAAGTTCAGACCGGCGAGAAGCGCCAGACACCTTTCTCGTCACGCGCGCGCCTGAGTTCCCCCGCATGCCAGAGCATATGCAAATGCGCCAGCGCTTCGCCCATCGCGAAGGTCGTCTGATGCGCGTCGAGCTTGCGGTGGAACATGATCGGCACGATGTCGCCCGCGCTTTGCGGCGATACCGCACACGCCTCGCGCACTTCCTGCAACCGCGCCGCATGATGATCGCGGAGTTGACGAATGCGCGTGTGCAGTCCGGTGAACGGCCGGCCGTGCGAGGGCAACACGAGGCAATCGGCAGGCAGATCAAGGTACACGCCCAGCGAGTCGAGGAACAGTTGCAGCGAGTTGGCTTCGGGCTCTATGTCGAACACGCTCACGTTGGTCGAGATACGCGGCAGCACCATATCGCCCGAGATCAGCACGTTGTGCTGTTCGGAATACAACGCCATATGCTCGGGCGAATGACCGTAGCCCGCGATCAGGCGCCAGTCGCTGCCGCCGATGCGCAACGTATCGCCATTGCGCAACCGGTAATAGCGCGACGGCACTTCGGGCACGAGATCGCTGAAGTAGCTCTTGCGGTTGCGAATCTGGTCAATCATCGCTTCGTCGGCGAGCCCGTGCGAGATGAAGTGCGTAACCGCGAAATCGCCTCCGGCGTTGGCCGCGTTATTGTTGTCGCCCTCCGACATGAGACGGCCCCAGGCATAGTCGCCCAGCGACATGGCAAGACGCGCTTGCCAACGCTGTTTGTCACCGCCCTTGCAGATCCAGTGCGCCAGACCGAGGTGATCGGGGTGGCAGTGCGTGACAACGACGCGCAACACCGGCTCGCCACCCAGCGCGCTGTCGAACACTTGCTCCCAATATGCCTTGATCTGCGGATGCGTGATGCCGCAATCCACCACCGTCCAGCCTTTGACGCCATCCACCTCGTCGCGTAACAGCCACAGGTTGATGTGGTCGAGCACGAACGGCAGCGGCATGCGTACCCAGAAGACGCCCGGCACCACTTCGTGGACCGTGCCGCCGTCCGGCAGGAAATCGCCAAGGGGATAGTTCAGTTGTTGTTCAAGGGCATTCACGGGGGACCACACTCCAGATGGACTTGTTCTCTTGTTGTCAGGTTCACGCCGTCACCGATTGCATACGATGCAAGTTGACGCTAACGTAAACGGCAATTCTATCTGCAATGGTAAGCACTTGCTTAACCCGATGCTCACATACACGATCACCGACCTCGCCCGCGAGTTCGACATCACGCCCCGCGCGATCCGCTTCTATGAGGATCAGGGTTTGCTCACGCCGGCCCGCGAAGGCCCCGGCGGGCGCCATCGCGTCTACACCGGACAGGACCGCACACGTCTGAAGCTGACGCTGCGCGGCAAACGTCTCGGGCTCACACTCTCGGAGATCAAGAACATTCTCGATCTCTACGAGTCGCCCAAAGATACGGTGCCCCAGCTCAAAGTCTTCCTTGAGACCCTCGCGCAACACCGGCAAGTGCTCGAGCAACAACTCGAAGACCTTCACGCGACACTCGATGAAGTCTCGCAACACGAAGCGCAGTGCCTTTCGTTGCTCGAAGCCGCAGGCGAGGCCGCGCCGGCGGCTGTCGCCCGGCGGACGAAAACCCCGGCCACGTCGCACTGACGCCCTCTCTGCGTTGCCACATCCGCCGGTCGGCTTACGCCCGCTCCGGCGGGATTTTCCCCCGCTTGCGTGCGCCCATTGGCGCCTCAGGAAACCCCTTACTTTACGTTTACGTAAACGTAAAGTAATATCCTCGAACGCAGTCTGAACTCAGCCCTGTCAGCGCTTTTGCCTCCATCATGGCCAACATTCCTGTCTCTCACGCTGCACCGCTCGACGGCGCCATCGCCGCGAAAATTCGCGCCAGCTTCGACAAACAAGGCGTGATGACGAATTGGGGCGCGCAACTCACGCATTTGGCCGACGGCCACTGCGAGATTTCGCTACCGTTCTCGGACAAGGTCAACCAGCAGCACGGCTTTTTCCATGGCGGGGTGATCGGCGCCATTGCCGACTCTGCGGGCGGTTACGCGGGCTATACGCGCCTCTCGCCGGATCAGGAGCTGGTCACCGCGGAGTACAAACTGAACATTCTGGCGCCCGGCAAGGGCGATACACTGGTTGGACGCGGTCAGGTCGTCAAAGCCGGACGCACGCTCATCGTCACCACGGCCGAACTGTTCGTCATCGACAACGGCAAATGGACGCTGTGCGCGCTGATGCAGCAAACGCTGTTCGCACTGCCGGCGGCGCCCTCGGCAGCCCCGGCCTCCGCCTCACGCTGAGCGCCGTCGCACCGGATTTACCGAATCAACGCTTCTCGAAACACCATCGAACATCAGCGCGGGCAAACTGCCACGCGCCACCCTCTGGAGACTGTGTCATGACTACGTTGCCCGGCCTCAATTTCATGCTCGGCGAAGACCTCGACATGCTGCGCGAATCGGTCGCGAACTTCGCGTCCAAGGAAATCGCTCCGCGCGCGGGCGAAGTCGACCGCACGGACCAGTTCCCAATGGATCTGTGGCGCAAGATGGGCGAGCTCGGCGTGCTTGGCATGACCGTCTCGGAAGCGTACGGCGGCGCGAACATGGGCTATCTCGCGCACATGATCGCGATGGAAGAAATCTCGCGCGCGTCGGCCTCGATCGGTCTGTCGTACGGTGCGCACTCGAACCTCTGCGTCAACCAGATTCACCGCAACGGCACCGCTGCGCAGAAGGAGAAGTACCTGCCCAAGCTGGTGTCGGGCGAACATATCGGCGCCCTCGCAATGAGCGAGCCGAACGCCGGTTCGGACGTCGTCAGCATGAAACTGCGCGCCGAGAAGCGCGGCGATCGCTTCGTGCTCAACGGCACGAAAATGTGGATCACCAACGGCCCGGACTGCGACACGCTGGTGGTCTACGGCAAGACCGATCCGGAAGCCGGCGCACGCGGTATGACGGCGTTTCTGGTGGAAAAGGGCATGAAGGGCTTCTCGGTCGCGCAAAAGCTCGACAAACTCGGCATGCGCGGCTCGCACACGGGCGAACTGGTGTTCGAGAACGTGGAAGTGCCGGAAGAGAACGTGCTGGGCCAGGTCGGCGGCGGCGCCAAGGTGCTCATGAGCGGTCTGGATTACGAGCGCGCTGTGCTCGCCGGCGGGCCGCTGGGCATCATGCAGGCCGCCATGGACGTGGTCGTGCCGTACATTCACGACCGCAAGCAGTTCGGCCAGTCGATCGGCGAATTCCAGCTCATTCAGGGCAAGGTCGCCGACATGTACACGATCCTTCAGGCGAGCCGCGCCTATCTGTATGCGGTGGGCCGCCAGCTCGACTCGCTCGGCAGCGATCACGTGCGTCAGGTGCGCAAGGACTGCGCGGGCGTCATTCTCTACACGGCAGAAAAGGCAACGTGGATGGCCGGTGAAGCGATCCAGATTCTGGGTGGCAACGGCTATAT includes:
- a CDS encoding DUF1840 domain-containing protein, with protein sequence MLVTFKSHASPTITMLENLAQFLLGLVGKKLGERGAIGEDEMGEAIAKLEAAIAEDNAAAKKESEGKKSDERDEHDRLRLAQRAYPLLDMLRESRKENVAVMWEVDKR
- the argS gene encoding arginine--tRNA ligase; its protein translation is MLPAQKNALVALIGDVVAGLIPADATAPVILLERPKVAAHGDLACNVAMQLAKPLRANPRELAQKIADAILADSRATGLVDAVEIAGPGFINLRLANAAKQSVARAILTEGAAFGRRAASNEAAPVLVEFVSANPTGPLHVGHGRQAALGDTISALLGTQGRPVHREFYYNDAGVQIQTLATSVQARARGFKPGDAEWPESAYNGDYIGDIAQDFLAGKTVQASDGAPVTGSGDIEDIDSIRAFAVAYLRREQDIDLQTFGVIFDQYYLESSLYADGSVERTVQALIDAGVTYEQEGALWLRTTDYGDDKDRVMRKSDGTYTYFVPDVAYHTRKWDRGFHQVINVQGSDHHGTIARVRAGLQALGIGIPKGYPDYVLHKMVTVMRNGEEVKISKRAGSYVTVRDLIEWSGGITAETPVTDPTEREDALRRGRDAVRFFLISRKADTEFVFDVDLALKQNDENPVYYVQYAHARICSILTQWGGDEAQLVNAELAPLDSERALALLQLLAEYPDMLTRAAEELAPHAVAFYLRDLAGAFHSFYNADRVLVDDETVKHARLALLAATRQVLRNGLAVLGVSAPAKM
- a CDS encoding SPOR domain-containing protein; translation: MANTRRPPRQRGGTFLGIVLGLIVGLAVAVVVALYITKTPTPFVEKTPPRPAENSPAAQTPDPNKSLQPRTPLPGAASGPAAPDTASQAVTSPLVPGTTVTPAEPATASAPTAPATQPGHTKPSPADILNGKSTVPVAPPTTPPASATDNANTGYYLQVGAFKSQTDAEQLRAKLALSGFEAKVTQRDANGLTLYRVRLGPYGKLDEMNHVRQRLQDGGYDTAVIRFTKQ
- a CDS encoding thiol:disulfide interchange protein DsbA/DsbL, which gives rise to MKKLLGAVLISFGFLSGAASASPEAPVAGTDYLVLPQAQPTSAGAGKIEVTEFFWYGCPHCNALEPSLEAWVKKQGKDVVFKRVPVAFQDRFEPHTRMFYALSALGREGDLTPKVFNEIHVKHNYLLTAQTQADFLAQFGIDKQKYMDAYNGFSTQANVKTANKTWQDYKIDGVPTIAIQGKYLVSPATSGDALQKAGKPATTEQQTFDAALKTADSIINQIRAKKL
- a CDS encoding SDR family oxidoreductase → MATHTTSPKVFITGASSGLGEALARHYAAEGAILGLVGRRGDKLSDLAASLPHPHAVHCYALDVRDALALRAAAADFMSRHGVPDIVIANAGISHGVNTEDAADLPHFASVMDTNWMAMVATFSPFVAPMRERKRGTLVGIGSVAGVRGLPGHGAYSASKAAAMTYLESLRVELRADKVAVVTIAPGYIRTPMTDGNPFPMPFLMDSDKFARKAATAIARRKRFAVLPWQMGIVACAMRRLPRWLYDMLFAHAPRKPRLSERQSNERASGKPGNSNTPPDIPAKKPE
- a CDS encoding MFS transporter: MQATPTGAPVIDPALRRKAVIGSTLGNAFEWFDFTVYGLFAVVIAKLFFPAENDTNSLLASVASLGVAFFFRPIGGLAFGLYADHAGRKSALSVMVLLMALGTGLIGIAPTYATIGFAAPLLILLARVIQGFSAGGEFGGSTAMLIEFSPPHLRGFYGSFQMCSQALAVALAGLCAYLLNTGLTKEALESWGWRLPFLFGILIGPVGFYIRRRMTESPEFLAYAAAREPTRRTPLADVFSKHYRSLIAGFGLTVAATTSFYVTLIYTPIYAVKQLGLTQGAASLSTFVAAILIAVMCPLTGWISDRVGRKPLILLFVLLYGLVSFWMFTRLHGSPSMANLLLAQILPAICMGFVWGAFPTAVTEVFPVGVRSTGVSILYNVSVMLFGGLAPFWITYLIKATQNPLAPAYYILLTVAISLLTYGLLGRDGRHIPASTQHA
- a CDS encoding MBL fold metallo-hydrolase; the encoded protein is MNALEQQLNYPLGDFLPDGGTVHEVVPGVFWVRMPLPFVLDHINLWLLRDEVDGVKGWTVVDCGITHPQIKAYWEQVFDSALGGEPVLRVVVTHCHPDHLGLAHWICKGGDKQRWQARLAMSLGDYAWGRLMSEGDNNNAANAGGDFAVTHFISHGLADEAMIDQIRNRKSYFSDLVPEVPSRYYRLRNGDTLRIGGSDWRLIAGYGHSPEHMALYSEQHNVLISGDMVLPRISTNVSVFDIEPEANSLQLFLDSLGVYLDLPADCLVLPSHGRPFTGLHTRIRQLRDHHAARLQEVREACAVSPQSAGDIVPIMFHRKLDAHQTTFAMGEALAHLHMLWHAGELRRARDEKGVWRFSPV
- a CDS encoding MerR family transcriptional regulator, which gives rise to MLTYTITDLAREFDITPRAIRFYEDQGLLTPAREGPGGRHRVYTGQDRTRLKLTLRGKRLGLTLSEIKNILDLYESPKDTVPQLKVFLETLAQHRQVLEQQLEDLHATLDEVSQHEAQCLSLLEAAGEAAPAAVARRTKTPATSH
- a CDS encoding PaaI family thioesterase: MANIPVSHAAPLDGAIAAKIRASFDKQGVMTNWGAQLTHLADGHCEISLPFSDKVNQQHGFFHGGVIGAIADSAGGYAGYTRLSPDQELVTAEYKLNILAPGKGDTLVGRGQVVKAGRTLIVTTAELFVIDNGKWTLCALMQQTLFALPAAPSAAPASASR
- a CDS encoding isovaleryl-CoA dehydrogenase, producing MTTLPGLNFMLGEDLDMLRESVANFASKEIAPRAGEVDRTDQFPMDLWRKMGELGVLGMTVSEAYGGANMGYLAHMIAMEEISRASASIGLSYGAHSNLCVNQIHRNGTAAQKEKYLPKLVSGEHIGALAMSEPNAGSDVVSMKLRAEKRGDRFVLNGTKMWITNGPDCDTLVVYGKTDPEAGARGMTAFLVEKGMKGFSVAQKLDKLGMRGSHTGELVFENVEVPEENVLGQVGGGAKVLMSGLDYERAVLAGGPLGIMQAAMDVVVPYIHDRKQFGQSIGEFQLIQGKVADMYTILQASRAYLYAVGRQLDSLGSDHVRQVRKDCAGVILYTAEKATWMAGEAIQILGGNGYINEYPVGRLWRDAKLYEIGAGTSEIRRMLIGRELFAETL